A window of the Hordeum vulgare subsp. vulgare chromosome 5H, MorexV3_pseudomolecules_assembly, whole genome shotgun sequence genome harbors these coding sequences:
- the LOC123397531 gene encoding uncharacterized protein LOC123397531, which produces MPANPWPPATSTSTPHTNTTARPFIAAVSCEADDDDDFQIPPPTSRPRPLKPSSNGAVSRRLRKKLQLPSPYSGKENRPVASGTASAESVVPVAAAAAETLAGRSRVGTGTRRVPEGNEVKGGAICGSSRSHSDDPKLGATEQTGLGSYGGCNGSSNSFPDSTDSIVLESGETCNLGSWHCEEAEGVSRACNAVPVERVLGGRSGSWLHASVSDEGNADMEAEIASQAETQKNRWSGFEVHDGNRHSCSMESELLVPNSKYDFGGADCKYFQEPGSGISSFVSEERKVALEDAATCSPETREKKSSSTADFVEHQSSNSVESVLLESCTTHHFEQDDCDNFEIGTQLNELINLCMEDQVHSHGNSRATPVEGNKMDSGRFESVYKVQCPLCGSDISDLSEELQLAHTNNCLDEDEPAKESNPNHERGPCDGENTEKCVVEWLRNLGLSKYEEIFTKEEIDWETLQWLTEEDLLGMGITSLGPRKKIIHALGELRKKNDNANDTEADVLISENTKRTKGPMNGNKLITEFFRCSSSDQKQRDHKVQKPSNLNNQKNSSAKAAVSRSRTRKAKVKDTPLWCCIPGTPFRVDAFRYLRGDCSHWFLTHFHLDHYQGLTKSFCHGKIYCTSITANLVHHKIGVAWDRMHVLPLNKRVTVAGVNLTCFDANHCPGSIIILFEPPNGKAVLHTGDFRFSSEMTNNPVLQSSHIHTLILDTTYCNPRYDFPSQEIVIQFVIEAIQAEAFNPKTLFLIGSYTIGKERLFTEVARLLQKKIYVGAAKLQILKHLELPQEIMPWLTANEAESHIHVAPMWTLASFKRLKHLSSQYADRYDLIVAFCPTGWSFGKGRKKTPGRRCQQGTIIRYEVPYSEHSSFTELREFVRFISPEHIVPSVNNDGPESADAMLAQLLND; this is translated from the exons ATGCCGGCGAACCCATGGCCGCCGGCGACCTCCACCTCCACCCCCCATACCAACACCACAGCTAGGCCCTTCATTGCCGCCGTAAGCTGCGaagccgacgacgacgacgacttccAGATCCCTCCTCCCACCAGCCGCCCCCGCCCCCTGAAGCCCTCCTCCAATGGCGCCGTCTCGCGCCGCCTCCGTAAGAAGCTACAACTGCCATCACCCTACTCCGGGAAGGAGAACCGCCCCGTTGCCAGCGGCACGGCTTCCGCCGAGAGTGTTGTCCCAGTGGCTGCGGCGGCTGCCGAAACCCTAGCCGGCCGTTCGAGGGTTGGTACCGGCACGCGCCGCGTACCGGAGGGCAACGAGGTGAAGGGTGGAGCAATTTGCGGCTCATCGAGGTCCCATTCGGATGACCCCAAGTTAGGCGCTACCGAGCAGACAGGATTGGGCAGCTACGGCGGTTGCAACGGAAGTTCCAATAGCTTCCCCGATTCGACAGACTCGATTGTTTTGGAGTCAGGCGAAACATGTAATTTGGGAAGTTGGCACTGTGAAGAGGCGGAAGGGGTCTCCAGGGCTTGCAACGCAGTTCCTGTGGAGAGGGTGCTGGGGGGAAGATCTGGTTCATGGCTCCATGCGTCCGTCTCTGATGAAGGGAATGCGGATATGGAAGCTGAGATTGCATCTCAAGCCGAGACCCAAAAGAATAGGTGGAGTGGATTTGAAGTCCATGACGGCAATCGCCACTCATGTTCTATGGAATCAGAGCTTTTAGTGCCGAATTCAAAATATGATTTTGGAGGTGCAGATTGCAAATACTTCCAAGAGCCCGGATCAGGAATCTCTAGCTTTGTTTCTGAAGAGAGGAAAGTTGCTTTAGAAGATGCTGCTACTTGCAGTCCTGAGACTAGGGAGAAGAAATCAAGCTCAACTGCAGATTTTGTAGAGCATCAATCCTCGAATTCAGTTGAATCAGTGCTTCTGGAATCATGTACGACCCATCATTTTGAACAGGACGATTGTGACAATTTTGAGATTGGAACCCAGCTTAATGAGCTCATAAACCTGTGCATGGAGGATCAGGTGCACAGTCATGGTAACAGTAGGGCAACTCCTGTTGAAGGGAATAAAATGGATTCTGGGAGGTTTGAGTCAGTTTATAAAGTGCAGTGCCCATTATGTGGGTCAGATATCTCTGATCTGAGCGAGGAGCTCCAGTTAGCACATACTAACAATTGCCTCGACGAAGATGAACCTGCTAAG GAATCTAATCCCAATCATGAAAGAGGACCTTGCGATGGAGAAAATACTGAGAAGTGTGTTGTAGAATGGTTAAGGAACCTGGGGCTATCTAAATATGAGGAAATTTTTACCAAAGAAGAAATTGACTGGGAGACCTTGCAGTGGCTCACAGAAGAG GATCTTCTAGGTATGGGAATCACTTCTCTTGGACCCAGAAAGAAAATTATCCATGCTCTTGGTGAATTAAGGAAGAAAAATGACAATGCTAATGACACAGAAGCAGATGTGTTAATTTCTGAAAATACTAAAAGGACTAAAGGTCCAATGAACGGGAATAAATTAATTACGGAATTCTTTCGGTGTTCCTCATCTGATCAGAAACAGAGAGACCACAAAGTCCAGAAACCATCTAATTTAAATAACCAGAAAAATTCTAGTGCCAAGGCGGCTGTTAGCAGAAGTCGTACTCGTAAAGCAAAGGTTAAAGATACACCTCTTTGGTGTTGCATCCCTGGAACACCTTTTCGAGTG GATGCATTTCGCTACTTAAGAGGAGATTGCAGCCACTGGTTTTTGACACACTTCCATCTAGACC ACTACCAAGGCTTGACTAAGAGCTTTTGTCATGGGAAGATATACTGTACCTCAATAACAGCAAACCTTGTACACCATAAGATTGGTGTCGCATGGGATAGAATGCATGTATTGCCACTGAACAAAAGGGTTACTGTTGCCGGTGTTAATTTGACATGTTTTGATGCCAACCATTGCCCTGGATCAATAATCATCCTTTTTGAGCCTCCCAATGGTAAA GCTGTTCTACACACTGGAGACTTCCGATTTTCTTCCGAGATGACCAACAATCCTGTTTTGCAGTCTTCTCATATCCACACTCTAATACTTGACACGACCTACTGTAATCCACGA TATGACTTCCCAAGTCAAGAGATTGTAATACAGTTTGTCATTGAGGCCATACAAGCAGAAGCTTTTAATCCAAAAACACTGTTTTTGATTGGCAGCTACACAATTG GAAAAGAAAGACTGTTTACAGAGGTTGCCCGTTTGCTTCAGAAGAAAATATATGTTGGAGCTGCAAAGCTGCAAATATTAAAACACTTGGAGCTTCCTCAGGAAATCATGCCCTGGTTGACAGCCAATGAAGCTGAAAGTCACATACATGTTGCCCCCATGTGGACTCTAGCAAGCTTCAAACGGTTGAAACATTTATCGAGTCAATATGCT GACCGATATGACCTCATTGTGGCATTTTGTCCCACTGGTTGGTCATTTGGTAAAGGGAGGAAAAAGACACCAGGCAGAAGGTGTCAACAAGGGACAATCATCAG ATACGAAGTACCGTACAGTGAGCACAGCAGCTTCACAGAACTCCGAGAATTTGTCCGGTTCATATCGCCAGAGCATATAGTTCccagtgtaaacaatgatggtcctGAGAGTGCAGATGCTATGCTGGCCCAATTGTTAAATGACTAG